AGTTTTCGCTGAGGTACGTTTCAACTAGCTCAGGATGAATACTACAGAGTGTATCAATTGTAGCATCATGTACAAATTTCTTGGCATCTTGCGCGTTGGGAACTGATTTTGTGGGATTGAAATTTCTTTTATTGGTTTGCCAGGCATTCAACACATCTTGATCAAGATTTCGCCATTCACGCTCTAGGTCAGCCATTTCAGGTTCGCTGAAGAGATCGTTGATAAACTTAACCAACTGAAACGTCGGATTTGCATTCATTGGCATGAAAGCACGAAACAAGATATCGTTGACCATCGCTCGTCCTTTAGCCGCAATCTCTGCATCGAGAATGAACTGCAACGGTTTGGCAATGAAAGATGGGTAAACACCAAAGAAATTTATGAATTTTTGGAAGACATTTGGGCGACGTCGCAGTTCAATAAGATTGTAAGCCGTAAAGCAAGGGATGTACTTGTCCGGCGGAAAACGCTCGATGTAGCCTCGTCCTTCATTGGCTGGACGTTTAACGATTTCACTCAAGGCATTCGTGTCAAGAAGACAGAGCTCATACTTGCTTCCGTTTGGCAATGTAATAGGCACGGCTCTCCTTTGCCTTTGGTTTAATGACTTTTATCACGACTACTTTTTGTCCGAATTCAGAGACAGCTATTTCCTCTACAAATCCTCTCCATTTGAATTTACACAATTCATATTTATCGTGGATTCCAAGGACACCATGCGTGAATCGCATCTATTGCATCTTTATCAAGTCTATCGGGTAATCTCATGCCTAGTTTTGTTTCCCAAAAGGGCCGAACTAGTTCAACTATTTCATTAACTATGCCTTCAGGAATATCAGAATATTGTTCAAATTTTAACGATTGCTCCAAGTATTCTGCAATAAAAAAGGCTACTCGAATAAAAGAGACTTCCACATGAGTCATACCTTGAGTGTTTTTTACTAACTCCTCAAGTCGAAGTTTGATAATAGTAATTTTGGACTCCAATCCGATAGCGGACCTAGCTTGGTCATCAACAATTCCAAATCTATCAAAGTATGAGATAAAGTTATCGTATGCTGGGTCGACATTCTGTCTGGTATAAGGCTCATCCTTGCCCCAAAATTTACCGGCGATAGGCCGAATAAACAATTCTGTACCGAGCCAGAGATCGTCATTAACTTCTTTAAAAAGAAATCTTTTGCAGAGCATGATGTCGTGTAAAGCAAATAAGAAATGTCCGGCTTGATCAGCGGGCACTTGTCTATAAATCCAATGCAATATGGCTCTGACTTTGTCAATGACATCTAGAGCAGAAGATGCTTCCACCAATTCGAGCTTGTCAGCTTCATACTCAATATCAGGAACGAGACACCAACCTTGATTAATTCTTCGTTTGACTATCCACTCCTTACCATTCGTTAGGACTGCGTAACTGGCTCTAATTTCACTAGCAGTTGCATAACTCACTGCTTGGTCTATTCCACTATTCAAATCGTCATCATCTTGACGTTTACATTCAATTACGATACATGGCAAGTGATTTCGATATACTATAATATCAGCATAATGGTATTTTCTACCTACCTTGATAGGAATTTCAATGTTGATGTTATTTATGTTTATCCTATAAGTTGACAGCAATTCAAAGATTGCCCATTGCCTAACTTTTTCCTCGGGAGATATGCTTTCTTTCTTCTTAACAAATATATATGCTTCTGGATTAATGTCGTAGTAAGGTTTCGGAGGCATTTCGCCCTCTGGAATTAGTAACATTAATACTGTTGTGTTTCTATTGATATTTTATTTCACCATTAACATTTTTACCGCGATGTCATTTTTCAACTCTTCACAATAACTTCATATTTGCACAAACTTCTTTCGCTTGCAAACCACTAACTTGGTTTATGCCGTGCCCAACCATTTATGCGGCGTAATTGCGCTGCATAAAACGCCGCGCCAACAAAGCACGGCAATCTTAACCATCTGTAAAACAAAATCCAATCCCTTTGTTTCAGGTTCTCTCGCTCGTTTTAGACGACGCAGCACACGCGGCCCTATTCAGAAATAGCTACATAGCAGTAGGCTTGAACTCTTCGTCTGCTCCCGCTGTTGCGGGAGCTCACTCTCCGAACACCGTAACGGCGCGCACGGGCGAGCCGGTTCCTCCGCGTATCTTGAGCGGCAAACCAATAAAGCGAAAACGCCCGCGGCCAATGACTTGGTGCAAATTGATGAGATTCTCGTGATGCGTAAAATCCTTTTCCCCGAAAATATGATGAACCTGCTTGTTTGAAACCTGCCGCACGGCCGGTGGTGTGAGAGAAAAGCCTGCCCCGGCCCATTTTGCCCACTATTAACTTTGAGAGCTACTAGAATCGTCTAATTTGACGCCACGCAACAAAGCCTGAAATCCAGCTTGTTCAAAATGATGATC
The genomic region above belongs to Cytophagia bacterium CHB2 and contains:
- a CDS encoding type I restriction enzyme HsdR N-terminal domain-containing protein — translated: MLLIPEGEMPPKPYYDINPEAYIFVKKKESISPEEKVRQWAIFELLSTYRININNINIEIPIKVGRKYHYADIIVYRNHLPCIVIECKRQDDDDLNSGIDQAVSYATASEIRASYAVLTNGKEWIVKRRINQGWCLVPDIEYEADKLELVEASSALDVIDKVRAILHWIYRQVPADQAGHFLFALHDIMLCKRFLFKEVNDDLWLGTELFIRPIAGKFWGKDEPYTRQNVDPAYDNFISYFDRFGIVDDQARSAIGLESKITIIKLRLEELVKNTQGMTHVEVSFIRVAFFIAEYLEQSLKFEQYSDIPEGIVNEIVELVRPFWETKLGMRLPDRLDKDAIDAIHAWCPWNPR